GCCAACGGCGCATAGAAGCTATGAGTAGCCAGGGCCGTGCTGATGGCCGTCAGGGGATCGAGTTCCAGTAGCCAGTTGATGGGCCAACCCCGCAACTGCCACCAGGCCGCGCCCAGGGTTGCCGCGCTGCAAAACCACAGAAAAATCACCAGAAAGAAGGCCTGGCTGATACGACGGACGGTAACGATACGCATGAAACGCGGTCCTATTTGATAGGCCGGAGAAGGAAAGGGACTCCGCCAGCGCTATATAATCTGCTTTCAAATCCCCCTAAATCCCCCTTTTTCAAAGGGGGACTTCTCAAGTAATTCAGCCAGGTTCCCCTCTTTAGCAAGGGCGGGTTAGGGGGGATTTCGCTTTTATGATGATAAAGAATTAGTAAAAGTAATTTTGATTAAAGACTCCGGTTAATGACTCTTAAATATTAATCAGCACCGGGTTAAGCCGCTTATAATCGGCAGTGCCCGCCCCAGCCTTCTCGGCCATAAGGATATAAGGCACATCATTCAGGGTCCGCCCCAAAAGTTCCACGCCCACCGCGTCCGCGGCCACTGGGTCGGTTGAGACCACCATGGTGCCGGTGTCCTTCAGATCGGACAGGGAACCCCCGGTAGGGCCGTTGGTCATCATGCTCACCGTGCCGTCCAGGACCACCAGAGTGGGCTTGAGCAACTGCGATAGCTCGGTAATGATGCCGTTGATATCCTGATGGAAGACGTTGCGCCGCCCGCCCAGGAAGCCATAAAAATTTTTCAAGGTCATGGAAGCCCCGGCGCGTTGGTGGTCCTTGACCGGGGATATCACAATGACCTTGGTTACTCCCGGAAAGACCCCGGCCAGCACCGGCCAGTTTTCCAGGAGCTTGCCTCCGGGCAGGCTGAGGGGCGCAAAAAGGGCGGGCCGGGGCGCGATGAGGCTGGCGCCACTGGCTCGGGCCGCATTGGCCAGCCCGCTGATCTCAAAGCAGCCATCGGGATTGTTGATGGGGTTGTCCGTCACCAGCACCTGGGCCGCCCCGGCCTTGAAGCACAGATCGGCCACCGCGGCGAGCACCTCCGGGTTGGTGGTGGCCCCAAGCGTTGCCGGCGTGGCGAACGCGGCGTTGACCTTGATCAGCACCTTATCGCCCTTCTGGATGAAGAACTCCATGCCTCCCAGGGCCTTCACCCCTTGCTCGACCATCCCCTTCCGGTCCATGCCCTTAACAATGGCCATTTTCCCCTGCCCCGGCGTTAAGGATTTCAGGGCGAAATTTCCCAGTCCGGTCAGGGCCTTCTGGCCTTGAGACGCGGCGGGGCCTTTCGGATCGTACAGGGCCAGACCCAGGCCCCCCGCGGCCAGGCTTAAGGCCGCGGCGTACCCTATCCGCTTGATAAAATCCCGGCGGTTTAACTCGCCGGTTTCTAGCTTTTGCTCATCCTTAGGCTGCTGCACTACTTCCCCTTGAGTTCGGTCCGCAAGTT
This window of the Desulfobaccales bacterium genome carries:
- a CDS encoding DUF362 domain-containing protein; this translates as MQQPKDEQKLETGELNRRDFIKRIGYAAALSLAAGGLGLALYDPKGPAASQGQKALTGLGNFALKSLTPGQGKMAIVKGMDRKGMVEQGVKALGGMEFFIQKGDKVLIKVNAAFATPATLGATTNPEVLAAVADLCFKAGAAQVLVTDNPINNPDGCFEISGLANAARASGASLIAPRPALFAPLSLPGGKLLENWPVLAGVFPGVTKVIVISPVKDHQRAGASMTLKNFYGFLGGRRNVFHQDINGIITELSQLLKPTLVVLDGTVSMMTNGPTGGSLSDLKDTGTMVVSTDPVAADAVGVELLGRTLNDVPYILMAEKAGAGTADYKRLNPVLINI